The genome window CTGAATAAATTATTTGATGATTTTTACATCAAATCCTTGGCATTGGTATCTCCTAAACCTGTTTTAGCAACAAATTCAATTAACTGTGATAACAATCCTTTATCTTTTGACGATTGTGAGTCGTTCATTAACTTAAACAATAAAGAAGAAACGGTAAAGTTTTTAATATCCTCTGATCCTAATCCAGATTGAGCAATTAATCCTTTTATCTTATCTACAACAGTACTCCCATCTTCTGTATTCATCAATTGATTTTTTACCTCATTAATGACAGTACTTTTATCTGAGTATTGATCGATAGCTTTGGCATTTGAAATCGCTCCCATAATCTTATCAAAGAATACTGGCTCTCCACCAACGATATCGATATTTGCTGATTTTAAAGCACTTGACAACACTTCTGCTTGAGCAGCTGCAATATCTTTTTGGATATTAATTTGTGCTAATTCTATTTCTTTTTCTTTAGCTAATTTCAACTTAAACTCTTCATGCTCTTTACCTACACCATCAAGTTTTTTCATAGCTGCAGCTTTCTCCTCAATTCCTTTTGCTTCTGCTTCAAACTTTTTAGTCATTACATTCGCTTCTGTTAAGCCTTTTTCTTCCTGCGCTTTAGCTTTAGCTTTGATAACGTCAGCCTCTGCAACACCGATATTTGTATTCGCTTTGGCTTGAGCCATTGACTTCATCTCAATTCCTTTCGCTTCTGCTTCTGCTGTTGCTTCAATCACAGCTGCCTGCGCATTTCCTTGTTCTTCGGTTCCTTCTGCTTTAGCTTTCATCACTTTAGCTTCCGACAATCCAATTGCTGCTTTTTGAGTAGCTTCGGCATCTGCTAAAATTTTAATTGCTTCTGCTTCTTGATTAGCTGCTTGCATTTTAGCTTCTGCATCTATAATACGTTTCTTTGCTTCATATTCGGCTGCTTGTTGTGATGCTTCGGCTGCTTTTATTTGTTGAACTAATTGCTCTTGAGCTAATTTTTCAGCATTGGTAATTGCAACCGATTTTAAACGATCTGCTTCTGCAAATGCTTTGGTATCTTTTATTTTTTCTTCTTCATCAACAACTGTCTTTTCAATTGCAACACGTTCTCTAATCGTTTCTTGAATGTTTTTACGTTCTACCTCTATTGCTTTTTCTTTTTCAATTTGAGCTAAGGTCACAATACGTTCTCTTTCGTTCATTTCAAGCGCTCTATCTTTTTCTACACGCTCGGCCTCCACAGCCATTGTTCGCTCTTTATTCTTTTCTGCTACAACAATTTGTCTGTTTTTATTCTCCTCTGCAACTTGAACTTCTTCGTCGGTAGCTATTCTAGCTTTTTCAGCTTTAAGACGCTCTTCTTGATTAACCTTTTCTATTTCAGCTGATTCTCTAGCTTTGATATTGGCAATTTCACGTGCTTGCTTCTCTTCTTTTTCAGCCAATTGACGTTCCATTTCCAAAATAGCTTCTCGTGTTTCTACATTTTGCTGTGTGATGATTTTTTCCTCATCTCTTTGGATTTGATTAGCTAAAATCTTTTGTTTAGCTGTTAACTCTGTAATTTTCTTAATCCCTTCAGAATCTAAAATATTATTTGGACTTAGTGCATTGATATTTGTTTGCTCTAAATAATCAATTGCTGCATCATCTAATCGGTAACCGTTTAAATCTGTTCCAATAATATCGATAATGGCTAATTTAAATTTTTCACGTTCGTTGTATAAATCAACAAAATCGATCTGCTTTCCTACGGTTTTTAAAGCTTCAGAAAACTTTGCTTCAAACAGTTCTATTATTGCTTGTTTTGATGCTGCTCTAGCACATCCAACTGATTGTGCAACCTTTATCACATCTTCTATTGATTTATTTACGCGAACAAAAAAAGCTACTTTAATATCAGCACGCATATTATCGGCACAAATTAAACCATCCGAACCACTACGTTCAATGACAATGTTCTTTAAGGAAATATCCATGATCTCTAATTTGTGTAAAACGGGGATCACTAAAATACCTCCAAACGAAACCTTGGTTCCGCCAACACCTGTTCGCACTAAAGCTTGCCCTTGTGCAGCTTTTTTATAAAACCTAGAAATAATTGCAAAAGTCCCTAATAAGACTACTGCGATAACAATTGTAACAACTACAAAAACGTTTCCAAATAACTCTGATGTATCCATGTTTTTTATCTATTTATTTTTTATTAATGATTATACTTTTCTACGAGGAAATAATCCTCTTCTTTAATGTGGTCTAAGACCAAAACTTTATCTCCTTTTTTTACAGACGCTGCACTTTCGTGTGTTTTAATAAAAATGGTAAAGAATGACTCTC of Flavobacteriales bacterium contains these proteins:
- a CDS encoding flotillin family protein; protein product: MDTSELFGNVFVVVTIVIAVVLLGTFAIISRFYKKAAQGQALVRTGVGGTKVSFGGILVIPVLHKLEIMDISLKNIVIERSGSDGLICADNMRADIKVAFFVRVNKSIEDVIKVAQSVGCARAASKQAIIELFEAKFSEALKTVGKQIDFVDLYNEREKFKLAIIDIIGTDLNGYRLDDAAIDYLEQTNINALSPNNILDSEGIKKITELTAKQKILANQIQRDEEKIITQQNVETREAILEMERQLAEKEEKQAREIANIKARESAEIEKVNQEERLKAEKARIATDEEVQVAEENKNRQIVVAEKNKERTMAVEAERVEKDRALEMNERERIVTLAQIEKEKAIEVERKNIQETIRERVAIEKTVVDEEEKIKDTKAFAEADRLKSVAITNAEKLAQEQLVQQIKAAEASQQAAEYEAKKRIIDAEAKMQAANQEAEAIKILADAEATQKAAIGLSEAKVMKAKAEGTEEQGNAQAAVIEATAEAEAKGIEMKSMAQAKANTNIGVAEADVIKAKAKAQEEKGLTEANVMTKKFEAEAKGIEEKAAAMKKLDGVGKEHEEFKLKLAKEKEIELAQINIQKDIAAAQAEVLSSALKSANIDIVGGEPVFFDKIMGAISNAKAIDQYSDKSTVINEVKNQLMNTEDGSTVVDKIKGLIAQSGLGSEDIKNFTVSSLLFKLMNDSQSSKDKGLLSQLIEFVAKTGLGDTNAKDLM